The following is a genomic window from Neodiprion virginianus isolate iyNeoVirg1 chromosome 1, iyNeoVirg1.1, whole genome shotgun sequence.
ACTATAACTGAATACCTTTCAGCTGGGGGTTAGGCTCTCTTTCTTGATAATAGGTTACTGATGCTCCGTTTCTATAATTCGTAGAATTATTAAGCTGTTGGTGGCACATATCGAGTTCTTTGGATACCAGATTCCATGCTGGATAAGACAAAGGAATGGAGATCAATTACATAGATCGGTGCCGATATAGGTGAAACATTATTTAGAGTAATAATAGCTCAACTGTTCATAGTTACATTCACAGATGTATGCTATCAGATCATCGTGCTGAGTTGGTGGTTCTTGCTGTAGCCTAGCCGGAATGGGAGATGGTCGTTTCCCATTCATCGCTGTCATTTGAGATCTTCCGCTGGAATTGAAAGATCATAAGCTCAATATGATTCTAAAGTCTGTGACAGTTGtagttttggaaaatttggaattaaAGTTATGAGATTGATGTTAGTAACATTGACCctaacaaaatattgaattttagtAGCCTCAGAATGACCGAAGGAGTTGACCCTGCAAAATATGAGTTTATATATTATGCTACATTAGGGCTCACCGCATTTAAGACAATCCGAA
Proteins encoded in this region:
- the LOC124298822 gene encoding MAPK regulated corepressor interacting protein 2-like isoform X2, whose amino-acid sequence is MTAMNGKRPSPIPARLQQEPPTQHDDLIAYICESWNLVSKELDMCHQQLNNSTNYRNGASVTYYQEREPNPQLKDFEPFNLEAWWGQRVVQSITRNATS
- the LOC124298822 gene encoding MAPK regulated corepressor interacting protein 2-like isoform X1, which codes for MSGRSQMTAMNGKRPSPIPARLQQEPPTQHDDLIAYICESWNLVSKELDMCHQQLNNSTNYRNGASVTYYQEREPNPQLKDFEPFNLEAWWGQRVVQSITRNATS